One part of the Terrimicrobium sacchariphilum genome encodes these proteins:
- a CDS encoding cupin domain-containing protein, with translation MPAGYHLITPEDLTWRPSNMMKVPNADYLERTGSEKMGARLWRMPPKSANTLHKHIRAEEFYFVLEGTGRMRIGDDTVTVPKYGGVWVPPELIRQPFNDTDEEVLWLIFGAPEELEFLQGSKSQMDLSLIYPSDPTVLPKELDGFEWPPNEDG, from the coding sequence ATGCCCGCCGGTTATCATCTCATCACGCCGGAAGATCTCACCTGGCGTCCATCGAATATGATGAAAGTCCCGAACGCCGATTACCTCGAGCGTACCGGGAGTGAAAAGATGGGGGCGCGTCTCTGGCGCATGCCGCCCAAGAGTGCCAACACGCTGCACAAGCACATCCGGGCCGAGGAGTTTTATTTCGTCCTGGAAGGAACGGGTAGGATGCGCATCGGGGATGATACCGTGACCGTACCGAAATATGGCGGCGTGTGGGTTCCTCCCGAGTTGATCCGGCAGCCCTTCAACGACACGGACGAGGAGGTGCTGTGGCTGATCTTCGGCGCACCCGAGGAACTGGAGTTTCTCCAGGGATCAAAGTCCCAGATGGATCTTTCACTGATTTACCCGAGCGATCCGACCGTTCTGCCCAAGGAACTCGATGGCTTTGAGTGGCCGCCGAATGAAGACGGTTAG
- a CDS encoding EamA family transporter, producing MKTWVVYAIISMVFAGLTSVIAKMGLSGISGELGLAIRTCFVFAIVLGFAFVVVPAQQLATVTRDNLFWLGVSGVTTSLSWIFYYKALKDGQVSTIALIDKGSMVIAVVCAYFILKEQITWRTILGGSLMLSGLLVIAKR from the coding sequence GTGAAAACTTGGGTGGTTTATGCCATTATCTCGATGGTTTTTGCGGGCCTGACCTCGGTGATCGCCAAGATGGGCCTCTCGGGAATTTCTGGTGAACTTGGCCTGGCGATCCGGACCTGCTTTGTCTTTGCCATCGTCCTGGGCTTTGCCTTCGTCGTCGTGCCCGCCCAACAACTCGCGACGGTGACTCGCGACAATCTCTTCTGGCTCGGCGTCTCCGGTGTAACGACCTCACTTTCGTGGATCTTCTATTACAAGGCGCTCAAGGATGGCCAGGTCTCCACTATCGCCCTGATCGACAAGGGCAGCATGGTCATTGCCGTGGTCTGCGCCTACTTCATCCTGAAGGAACAGATCACCTGGCGGACCATCCTCGGAGGGTCGCTTATGCTCTCGGGACTGCTCGTTATCGCGAAACGCTAA
- a CDS encoding carbohydrate porin — protein sequence MLRERFRAALVALALILSDNAGAQIAADGRTGRVGPFRGEQTTFMFQWNMSPEDYLQKNWLDQPQALGAIFGFRLWALEHGVTLAGTYTGSVMGGVLGGKSQGAAYTDVFFMSAILDLGKLIGLEGWSISISARQTDGSFIADIVGSTPLMSPVSEANRSFRLGQLSLSWEGFDDKFQVSAGRLVLNNTFAHIPQSSLFMNASMSGYPGAISNDVAFTGTNSARWGALVNVQPVEYAYFLAGVFSADTSLEINSAHGCDFSMRPRSGTIEIMELGMYTGTYNVASDGKESQLSSTGPETWFGGNPGAYKIGGIISTAPYDDFQSGDQVWGNWGMYATASQMVYREPGGTGGQEGLTLFGSVTYFPPDRNYVPWFFMGGAFYQGLVPGRERDQCGVAFSCAFFSEDLKRLEQSVGNPGPTNEMALEFAYSISITPWAYVTPDVQVLVNPGAAGSYPTAVVVGFETGITF from the coding sequence ATGCTGCGTGAGAGATTTCGCGCGGCTCTCGTTGCGTTAGCCTTGATATTGTCGGACAACGCCGGGGCTCAGATCGCGGCGGATGGCCGCACGGGAAGGGTGGGGCCGTTTCGAGGTGAGCAGACGACCTTCATGTTTCAGTGGAACATGTCGCCGGAGGACTATTTGCAAAAGAACTGGCTCGATCAGCCGCAGGCGCTGGGGGCGATTTTCGGCTTTCGGCTGTGGGCGCTGGAGCATGGCGTGACGCTGGCGGGCACGTATACAGGATCAGTCATGGGCGGTGTGCTGGGCGGCAAGTCGCAGGGCGCGGCCTACACGGATGTTTTCTTCATGAGCGCCATCCTGGACCTGGGCAAGCTGATCGGCCTGGAGGGTTGGTCGATCTCCATTTCCGCCCGGCAGACCGACGGAAGTTTCATCGCCGATATCGTGGGTTCCACGCCGCTGATGAGTCCTGTCTCCGAAGCCAATCGCAGCTTTCGCCTGGGGCAGCTTAGCCTAAGTTGGGAGGGCTTTGATGATAAGTTCCAGGTGTCGGCGGGACGGTTGGTCTTGAACAACACTTTTGCCCACATCCCGCAGTCGTCACTGTTTATGAATGCTTCGATGAGTGGCTATCCCGGAGCCATCTCCAATGACGTAGCTTTTACGGGAACGAATTCCGCGCGGTGGGGCGCGTTGGTGAATGTACAGCCGGTCGAGTATGCGTATTTTCTCGCCGGGGTGTTCAGCGCCGATACCTCGCTGGAGATCAATAGCGCTCACGGGTGCGATTTCTCGATGCGTCCGCGATCGGGGACGATCGAGATCATGGAGCTTGGCATGTATACGGGCACCTACAATGTGGCGTCCGACGGAAAGGAATCGCAGCTTTCCTCCACCGGTCCGGAGACGTGGTTCGGCGGAAACCCGGGAGCCTACAAGATCGGAGGCATTATCTCCACCGCGCCATATGATGACTTTCAGTCAGGCGATCAGGTCTGGGGAAACTGGGGGATGTACGCGACTGCGAGCCAGATGGTTTACCGGGAGCCCGGCGGCACGGGAGGGCAGGAGGGGCTGACTCTCTTTGGATCGGTGACCTATTTCCCGCCGGATCGCAATTACGTGCCGTGGTTCTTCATGGGTGGAGCGTTCTATCAAGGGCTGGTTCCCGGGCGGGAACGCGATCAATGCGGCGTGGCGTTTTCCTGCGCGTTTTTCAGCGAGGATCTGAAGCGACTGGAGCAGTCCGTGGGCAATCCCGGCCCCACCAACGAAATGGCGCTGGAGTTTGCCTATTCGATCTCGATTACACCTTGGGCTTATGTCACGCCGGACGTTCAGGTCCTGGTGAATCCGGGCGCGGCGGGAAGCTACCCGACGGCGGTAGTGGTCGGATTTGAGACCGGCATTACGTTCTAG
- a CDS encoding MFS transporter has protein sequence MNTGETPDIPDDLTHRVLRHLLPAISIAFLLNYLDRFNISFAGLQMEESLGLSPVGFGWAGSCFAIGYLLFQIPANIGLMRIGARRWLGILAIGWGLIVCLTGLVRTPTELYAARFLLGAVEAGFVPAIVLYLSWWFPTRMRTQTVAIYGQGVPIAGIIGGPLAGWLMTVFATPAESESWRALMFCEGAPSILVGLWMLATLPNAPREARWLSETEAAEIAAASTLAGASPRPVDRAQILITLRSPAVWRLCVTYFLLVGGTFGIVLWLPQFLRRPGWESPQVIGWISAIPWAFGSVSIVVASRMADRSRDFGRVAAISAVSAAVAFGLAGIVQDRWLVLSLMTIATASMLSLSVTFWGLPPEVLAGEKAAVGIPLVNAAGFAGALISPVAIGWIAQSLGSLSGGIILSGVFLAGCAVALIGWRREFRVPYPRT, from the coding sequence ATGAATACCGGAGAAACACCCGATATCCCGGATGATCTTACGCATCGCGTGCTTCGCCATCTCCTGCCCGCGATCTCGATCGCATTTCTCCTTAATTACCTTGATCGATTTAACATCTCCTTCGCCGGACTTCAGATGGAGGAGTCACTGGGCCTTTCACCAGTCGGCTTTGGCTGGGCAGGGTCGTGCTTTGCCATCGGATATCTTCTGTTTCAGATCCCGGCCAATATCGGCCTCATGCGCATCGGCGCACGGCGTTGGCTCGGGATCCTCGCCATCGGATGGGGGCTGATTGTCTGCCTCACGGGGCTGGTTCGTACGCCGACCGAGCTCTATGCCGCGCGGTTCCTGCTTGGGGCGGTCGAGGCTGGATTTGTCCCGGCCATCGTACTTTATCTCTCCTGGTGGTTCCCTACGCGGATGCGGACCCAGACTGTGGCCATCTACGGCCAGGGCGTCCCGATTGCAGGAATCATAGGCGGACCGCTGGCGGGTTGGCTGATGACTGTCTTTGCCACGCCAGCCGAATCCGAAAGCTGGCGGGCCCTCATGTTTTGCGAAGGTGCACCGTCAATCCTGGTTGGCCTGTGGATGCTCGCAACTTTGCCGAATGCCCCACGCGAGGCCCGCTGGCTGTCGGAAACGGAGGCGGCCGAGATTGCTGCCGCATCGACCCTGGCCGGAGCCTCTCCTCGACCAGTGGATCGGGCACAGATACTCATCACTCTTCGGTCACCAGCCGTCTGGCGATTGTGCGTCACGTATTTTCTACTCGTAGGCGGGACGTTCGGGATCGTGCTCTGGCTGCCTCAGTTTCTGCGCCGGCCCGGCTGGGAGAGCCCGCAGGTTATCGGCTGGATCAGCGCGATTCCGTGGGCATTCGGATCAGTCTCCATCGTCGTGGCGAGTCGTATGGCCGACCGCTCGCGTGATTTCGGGCGCGTGGCCGCGATCTCCGCAGTCTCCGCTGCTGTGGCGTTCGGTCTCGCCGGCATCGTGCAGGATCGATGGCTGGTCCTCAGTCTCATGACCATCGCCACTGCGTCGATGCTGTCGCTCTCCGTGACGTTCTGGGGGTTGCCTCCCGAGGTCCTGGCTGGAGAAAAGGCGGCTGTGGGAATCCCTCTCGTAAATGCCGCCGGATTTGCCGGAGCGTTGATCAGCCCGGTCGCCATCGGCTGGATCGCCCAATCACTCGGGAGCCTGAGCGGCGGTATTATCCTCAGCGGGGTCTTTCTCGCCGGCTGCGCAGTGGCGCTGATCGGTTGGCGACGGGAGTTCCGAGTCCCGTATCCTAGAACGTAA
- a CDS encoding AAA family ATPase, which yields MIEEPKVSPEEQIALLQHRFATMQSAIQKAVVGQDEIVRYTLMAVVAGGHVLLEGVPGLGKTLLVKTIASALHLKFQRVQFTPDLMPSDLLGTTLLVDDGRGHHQFRFEAGPIFSNVLLGDEINRATPKTQSALLEAMQEGHVTVGGETRHLPQPFFVLATQNPLEMEGTYPLPEAQMDRFFFQLIVPYPAEEEFARILELTTSGTKEAVTPVLSGQELLEMRAVAASVPATATMRQRAVRLVMATHPESPYATTEVKRYVRYGASPRAGQACIAAAKIAAALAGRFHVASEDLISVAHPILRHRMMLNFEAQADGLTADRILDGVVSECRAAWAREAS from the coding sequence ATGATCGAAGAGCCTAAAGTGTCCCCCGAGGAGCAGATCGCCCTGCTCCAGCATCGTTTCGCCACCATGCAAAGCGCCATTCAAAAAGCCGTGGTGGGGCAGGACGAAATCGTTCGTTATACGCTGATGGCTGTCGTGGCGGGTGGGCATGTGTTGCTGGAAGGAGTGCCGGGGTTAGGCAAGACGCTGCTCGTCAAAACGATCGCATCCGCGCTGCACTTGAAGTTTCAGCGTGTGCAATTCACGCCGGACCTGATGCCGTCGGATCTCCTCGGCACCACGCTGCTCGTCGATGACGGGCGGGGCCATCATCAGTTTCGCTTTGAGGCCGGTCCGATCTTTTCCAATGTCCTGCTCGGCGATGAGATCAACCGCGCCACTCCCAAGACCCAGTCTGCCCTGCTCGAGGCGATGCAGGAGGGGCATGTCACGGTGGGAGGGGAGACTAGGCACCTGCCTCAGCCCTTCTTTGTTCTTGCGACCCAGAATCCTCTGGAGATGGAGGGAACCTACCCGCTGCCGGAGGCGCAGATGGACCGTTTCTTCTTCCAACTCATCGTGCCGTATCCGGCGGAGGAGGAGTTTGCCCGCATCCTGGAGTTGACCACATCCGGCACGAAAGAGGCGGTGACTCCCGTTCTCTCCGGGCAGGAACTCCTCGAGATGCGTGCCGTGGCAGCCTCTGTGCCAGCCACGGCCACCATGCGCCAGCGAGCTGTGCGTCTGGTCATGGCGACGCATCCGGAGTCGCCCTATGCGACGACCGAGGTGAAGCGCTATGTCCGGTACGGCGCTAGTCCGCGTGCCGGCCAGGCTTGTATTGCCGCAGCCAAGATTGCGGCGGCTCTGGCGGGACGTTTCCATGTTGCATCCGAGGATCTCATCTCGGTGGCGCACCCGATCCTGAGGCATCGCATGATGCTGAACTTTGAGGCGCAGGCCGATGGACTCACGGCCGACCGCATCCTTGACGGTGTGGTGAGCGAATGTCGTGCCGCCTGGGCACGCGAGGCGAGCTAG
- a CDS encoding DUF58 domain-containing protein, translated as MAELFPADFLKQLEGLHLLARQISRGRMRAERRSVKQGAGLEFADYRQFSPGDDIRAIDWNVYARNRHLLLKLFEEEEDLHVHLLLDCTASMAWGAPQKFDPARQIVAGLAYLALANLDRAGVAMIGPHAQTPWSPSRGRARFLRLLRHLESCTTNPGPCGLADTVGRWLASRPRRGLVIWVTDAWGADPDDAFNALDRLRYARHDIGIVQIRHRDEGEAGELGEYEYEEVETGEVKAMIVDRAVAAAYREAVIAYEGRLKEYCRRHGVAHLRADASEPAVDVLRRSLLEGGFIG; from the coding sequence GTGGCTGAACTTTTCCCGGCGGATTTCCTCAAGCAACTGGAGGGACTGCACCTGCTCGCGCGCCAGATCTCGCGTGGTCGCATGCGCGCGGAGCGGCGTAGCGTGAAGCAAGGGGCCGGGTTGGAGTTTGCGGATTATCGTCAGTTTTCTCCCGGCGATGACATTCGCGCGATCGACTGGAACGTCTACGCTCGCAATCGTCATCTCCTGCTCAAGCTTTTTGAGGAAGAGGAGGATCTGCATGTGCATCTCCTGCTCGATTGTACGGCATCGATGGCCTGGGGTGCTCCGCAAAAATTTGACCCTGCCCGTCAGATTGTGGCTGGCCTGGCGTATCTCGCTCTGGCCAACCTGGATCGGGCGGGCGTGGCGATGATTGGTCCGCACGCCCAGACACCATGGTCGCCGAGTCGTGGGCGGGCGCGGTTTTTGCGCCTCCTGAGGCACCTGGAATCCTGCACCACAAACCCCGGGCCGTGCGGGCTGGCGGACACGGTAGGTCGCTGGCTGGCCAGTCGTCCCCGGCGAGGCCTGGTAATCTGGGTCACCGACGCATGGGGCGCCGATCCGGACGATGCTTTCAATGCCTTGGACCGCCTGCGTTATGCCCGCCACGACATCGGCATTGTGCAGATACGTCATCGCGACGAGGGGGAGGCAGGGGAGCTGGGCGAATACGAGTACGAGGAAGTCGAGACCGGAGAGGTCAAGGCGATGATCGTCGATCGTGCGGTGGCTGCCGCCTACCGCGAGGCGGTGATCGCGTATGAGGGGCGGTTGAAGGAATACTGCCGCCGTCACGGCGTGGCTCATCTGCGAGCGGATGCCTCGGAGCCGGCCGTGGACGTGCTGCGGCGCTCGCTGCTGGAGGGAGGATTCATCGGATGA
- a CDS encoding vWA domain-containing protein, protein MSLLFPAALWLSLLGLPIIGFYLLKTRQRRRQVSTLLFWQQIKPKIENSPLWRKLRRWLSLLLQLLILLLVVLAICRPAFDWEKRAAQRTVAVFDPSASMQAVDGKATRWQTARARLDEAISRLRVQDEMAILSAETPPRILSGWTASKRTLREAMAGVEELRTGTDPRAALDLARELTVVRENARIEVYSDSVWPEVARDAVKPDLVLRGDRNDKAENAGITLLAVRRSPVSPGDWQLDAEVVSPAAFTGTLEMRRDGMPMDRVEVKCEPGLPWKKSWRGSTESGSTFAATLQVAEGDALPIDNQASCELAPLRSLRVLLAGPPDPYMEALLESIPLVQTSRVLMFPLKAPDGTDLIIGSGSHGPEERFPSTPVLLVNPTTSGLWGKLEGSLKDTPVTDLDKKSALASHANLGSVVIEEAGQWKPSPGAKVLAASLGNPLIFGQWDERAKWMVIGFDPAKSDLPLRTAFPIFVSNLLQSLRDESGGGKAMAVLPGRVESELRPVAPAENFQSAQGSALPVFPGWWLVLLAGVVVLVLEWFFYSRRLTD, encoded by the coding sequence ATGAGCCTGCTTTTTCCCGCCGCTCTCTGGTTGTCGCTTCTCGGCCTTCCGATCATTGGGTTTTATCTGCTGAAGACGCGCCAGCGTCGTCGGCAGGTCAGCACGCTTCTTTTCTGGCAACAGATCAAACCCAAGATCGAGAACAGTCCGCTGTGGAGGAAGCTTCGACGCTGGCTATCCCTCCTGCTGCAGCTTTTGATTCTCCTGCTCGTGGTACTGGCCATTTGCCGCCCGGCCTTTGATTGGGAAAAGCGGGCCGCGCAACGCACTGTAGCGGTCTTTGATCCCTCGGCCAGCATGCAGGCGGTCGACGGCAAGGCAACCCGATGGCAGACCGCCCGCGCCCGGCTCGATGAGGCGATCTCCCGGCTGCGTGTCCAGGATGAGATGGCGATCCTCAGCGCGGAAACTCCACCTCGGATTCTTAGCGGCTGGACAGCGAGCAAGCGGACCCTTCGCGAGGCAATGGCTGGGGTTGAGGAACTCCGGACGGGTACGGATCCTCGGGCCGCCCTCGACCTCGCCCGCGAGTTGACTGTGGTACGGGAAAATGCCCGCATCGAGGTCTACTCGGATTCCGTCTGGCCCGAGGTCGCTCGAGATGCGGTGAAGCCCGATCTCGTTCTGCGCGGCGACCGCAACGACAAGGCGGAGAATGCCGGCATCACCCTGCTGGCCGTAAGGCGCTCCCCGGTTTCTCCAGGAGATTGGCAACTCGATGCCGAGGTGGTGTCCCCGGCTGCTTTCACTGGTACGCTGGAGATGCGACGGGATGGCATGCCGATGGATCGCGTGGAGGTAAAGTGCGAGCCGGGGCTGCCATGGAAAAAAAGCTGGCGGGGTAGCACAGAGTCTGGCTCCACCTTTGCGGCGACCCTCCAGGTCGCAGAGGGCGATGCGCTGCCGATCGATAACCAGGCGTCTTGCGAACTCGCTCCTTTGCGGTCGTTGCGTGTGCTGCTGGCGGGACCGCCGGACCCTTATATGGAGGCTCTGCTGGAATCCATCCCTCTCGTGCAGACTTCGCGCGTCCTGATGTTTCCTCTCAAGGCTCCAGATGGCACGGATTTGATCATTGGCAGCGGCTCGCATGGCCCGGAGGAGCGTTTCCCATCCACGCCGGTACTGCTGGTCAATCCGACGACCAGCGGGCTGTGGGGAAAACTGGAGGGGAGCCTAAAGGACACGCCGGTGACCGATCTCGACAAGAAGTCCGCTCTCGCGAGTCACGCCAACCTCGGTTCCGTCGTGATTGAGGAGGCGGGGCAGTGGAAGCCTTCCCCAGGTGCCAAGGTGCTCGCAGCCAGTCTGGGGAACCCCCTTATTTTCGGCCAATGGGATGAACGGGCAAAGTGGATGGTCATCGGATTCGATCCCGCAAAGTCCGACCTGCCCCTGCGTACGGCGTTCCCGATCTTCGTCAGCAACCTTCTCCAGTCCCTCCGCGACGAGTCGGGAGGAGGCAAGGCCATGGCCGTGCTGCCTGGACGGGTGGAATCTGAACTGCGGCCTGTGGCTCCGGCGGAGAATTTTCAATCCGCGCAGGGAAGCGCCCTGCCCGTCTTTCCGGGCTGGTGGCTGGTACTGCTGGCTGGTGTCGTGGTTCTGGTGTTGGAGTGGTTTTTCTACAGCCGGAGGTTGACCGATTGA
- a CDS encoding VWA domain-containing protein — MFLLLLVPIVWWVHVRSIAPLRGRRRLATVIIRSVLVVLLVFALSEPRWVRLSDREEVILLVDESRSVDGKAVEAAEKFAREADFAGADVVWMGFAGGGRIFRGIDELKKADPGDVRPSETRFDTALSLAAANFRPGRVKSVVVFSDGVATGGDDKLGSLLKEKAIRMHAVPVAPPDRPEVLVREVNAPASVRTNEPMQITATVQTNRPGSADVDLFRNGVRIATRKVDLKSGPNDVRFEDRADREKLLHYEVGVRSAQDSIAENNQLGAAVISEGAAKVLLVTDRPESARYLEWALRQEGIELSVRPGQGMPSQMSDIQNYDTLVIDNVPASDLSRQQMDLLHSYVRDFGGGLLMLGGDQAYGLGGYYRTPVEDVLPVSCDFQREEEAPSLALALVIDRSGSMQGEKIEMAKAAAKASAELLGPKDYVSVIAFDSECYPVVPLQSAGNSSVATQIASIESAGGTNMAPAMEEALRQLSGSSAKLKHVILLTDGMSEEGPFYELTNQMSQGGITVSTVAVGEGADTELLSQIAQWGGGRYYETNDPSAVPQIFTKETMTASKSAIQEFPFLAKPVRAVDFLEGVPWNDTPFLLGYVRTKPKPTSETWLVTERGDPLLTTWRYGLGTTAAFTSDARNRWAVEWLRWNGFGKFWAQLLRRLSRPESLGLSEVAIKEKDGTVHVTVDALDPVEGFPSGLTGSIRLADPDGKARELPLEKTLPGRWETTFAAPLKGIYSAQMLLARDGQPVDSRFFTYSRGYSKEFLFDPPDREFLSGLASETGGMIDPDPKTVFTRKDRKASLEEELWPLLALLALVGFVLDVAIRRWPER, encoded by the coding sequence TTGTTTCTGCTTTTGCTCGTGCCGATCGTCTGGTGGGTGCATGTGCGATCCATCGCGCCGTTACGGGGCAGACGCAGACTGGCGACTGTCATCATTCGCAGCGTGCTGGTCGTGCTGCTTGTTTTCGCCCTCAGTGAGCCGAGGTGGGTGCGCCTCTCGGATCGCGAGGAGGTTATCCTGCTGGTGGATGAGAGCCGGAGTGTCGACGGCAAGGCGGTGGAGGCCGCGGAAAAGTTTGCCCGCGAGGCGGATTTTGCCGGCGCCGATGTCGTCTGGATGGGGTTTGCCGGAGGCGGGAGGATCTTCCGTGGGATCGACGAGCTGAAAAAAGCCGACCCTGGCGACGTGCGCCCGTCGGAAACCCGGTTCGATACAGCGCTATCGCTGGCGGCGGCGAATTTCCGCCCGGGACGGGTCAAGTCGGTGGTGGTTTTTTCCGATGGCGTGGCGACGGGAGGGGATGACAAGCTGGGATCTCTTCTCAAAGAGAAGGCGATCCGGATGCACGCAGTACCCGTGGCTCCGCCCGATCGGCCCGAGGTTTTGGTGCGCGAAGTGAATGCGCCTGCCTCCGTGAGGACGAACGAGCCGATGCAGATAACGGCGACCGTGCAGACAAATCGTCCAGGCTCCGCCGACGTCGATCTGTTCCGAAACGGAGTGCGTATCGCCACGCGCAAAGTCGACTTGAAGAGTGGTCCCAACGATGTGCGTTTTGAGGATCGGGCCGATCGCGAGAAGTTGCTTCACTACGAGGTGGGAGTGCGCTCGGCGCAGGACTCCATTGCGGAGAACAACCAACTGGGAGCGGCTGTGATTTCGGAGGGAGCGGCGAAAGTGTTGCTCGTGACTGATCGCCCGGAATCGGCGAGGTACCTGGAATGGGCATTGCGGCAGGAGGGGATCGAACTGAGCGTGCGGCCAGGGCAGGGAATGCCCTCTCAGATGAGCGATATTCAGAATTACGATACCCTCGTCATCGACAATGTCCCTGCCTCCGATTTGTCCCGCCAGCAGATGGATCTGCTCCATTCCTATGTGCGCGATTTCGGTGGCGGGTTGCTCATGCTGGGCGGCGACCAGGCCTATGGACTTGGCGGGTATTACCGTACCCCGGTTGAGGATGTGCTGCCTGTCAGTTGTGACTTCCAGCGTGAGGAGGAAGCTCCTTCGCTCGCTCTCGCGCTGGTGATCGATCGAAGTGGAAGCATGCAGGGAGAGAAGATCGAGATGGCCAAGGCGGCAGCCAAGGCGAGCGCGGAACTGCTCGGTCCGAAAGACTACGTGAGCGTCATCGCGTTTGATAGCGAGTGCTATCCGGTCGTGCCGTTGCAATCCGCCGGAAACAGCAGCGTCGCAACGCAAATCGCATCCATCGAGTCTGCGGGAGGAACCAATATGGCACCGGCGATGGAGGAGGCCTTGCGTCAGCTTTCCGGGAGCAGCGCCAAACTGAAGCATGTGATCCTGCTCACGGATGGAATGTCGGAAGAGGGACCATTCTACGAACTTACCAACCAGATGTCTCAAGGCGGCATCACGGTGAGTACTGTCGCAGTGGGCGAGGGTGCGGATACCGAACTGCTCTCGCAGATCGCACAATGGGGTGGGGGACGGTATTACGAAACGAACGATCCCTCGGCGGTACCGCAGATTTTCACCAAGGAGACGATGACCGCGTCAAAGTCGGCCATCCAGGAGTTTCCCTTTCTGGCCAAGCCGGTGCGTGCGGTCGATTTTCTCGAGGGCGTGCCTTGGAACGACACGCCGTTTCTGCTCGGTTATGTGCGGACCAAACCAAAGCCGACTTCGGAAACCTGGCTGGTCACCGAGCGGGGTGATCCGCTGCTGACCACCTGGCGTTATGGACTCGGCACCACGGCTGCCTTCACCTCCGACGCCCGCAATCGCTGGGCGGTCGAGTGGCTGCGCTGGAACGGGTTTGGCAAGTTCTGGGCGCAGCTCCTGAGGCGTCTCAGCCGACCGGAATCTCTGGGATTGTCTGAGGTCGCGATCAAGGAAAAAGACGGAACGGTACACGTCACCGTCGATGCGCTCGATCCTGTGGAGGGATTCCCGAGCGGCCTGACTGGGTCGATCCGCCTGGCTGATCCCGACGGCAAGGCTCGCGAGCTACCATTGGAGAAAACCCTGCCGGGCCGCTGGGAGACGACCTTTGCCGCTCCACTCAAAGGCATCTACTCCGCCCAGATGCTGCTGGCTCGTGACGGGCAGCCGGTGGATTCTCGCTTCTTTACCTATTCACGGGGCTACTCGAAGGAGTTCCTCTTTGATCCCCCGGATCGCGAGTTTCTCTCGGGTCTGGCCTCCGAGACTGGAGGCATGATCGATCCAGACCCGAAGACCGTATTTACCAGAAAAGATCGCAAGGCCTCGCTCGAGGAAGAGCTGTGGCCGCTCCTGGCGCTGCTGGCACTCGTCGGATTCGTGCTGGATGTGGCGATCCGACGCTGGCCGGAACGATAG